A DNA window from Camelina sativa cultivar DH55 chromosome 17, Cs, whole genome shotgun sequence contains the following coding sequences:
- the LOC104756949 gene encoding phosphoenolpyruvate carboxylase 4-like isoform X2 encodes MTDTTDDIAEEISFQSFEDDCKLLGSLFNDVLLREVGSDFMEKIERTRILAQSALNLRLAGIEDTAELLEKQLTSEISKMSLEEALTLARAFSHFLNLMGIAETHHRVRKVCNVPQLSRSCNDVFSKLLQGGISPDELYDTVCKQGVEIVLTAHPTQINRRTLQYKHIRMAHLLEYNDRPDLGLEDRETVIEDLVREITSLWQTDELRRQKPTPVDEARAGLNIVEQSLWKAVPHYLRRVSSSLKKLTGKPLPLTCTPIKFGSWMGGDRDGNPNVTAKVTKEVSLMSRWMAIDLYIREIDSLRFELSMNRCSDRLSRLADEILEKASSQDHLESRGPNVGRSQQKGPTQQGLSLPTQLPPRADLPSCAECGESQYPKLEVPVTDYMPLNRQDVQGISSNGSGQSLQIRIANGTSVNSNGSQQSLTPRGSSSSSSQLLQKKLFAESQNGRTSFQKLLEPTPPKRAGIAPYRIVLGEVKEKLLKTRRLLELLLEGLPCEYDPWDYYETSDQLLEPLLLCYESLQSSDAGVLADGRLSDLIRRVATFGMVLMKLDLRQEAARHSEALDAITTYLDMGTYSEWDEDKKLEFLTRELKGKRPLVPPNIEVGPEVKEVLDTFRVAAELGSESLGAYVISMASNASDVLAVELLQKDARLAVSGELGRPCPAGTLRVVPLFETVKDLRGAGSVIRKLLSIDWYREHIQKNHTSHQEVMVGYSDSGKDAGRFTAAWELYKAQEDVVAACNEFGIKITLFHGRGGSIGRGGGPTYLAIQSQPPGSVMGTLRSTEQGEMVQAKFGLPQTAVRQLEIYTTAVLLATLQPPQPPREEKWRSLMEDISNISCQNYRSTVYENPEFLTYFQEATPQAELGFLNIGSRPTRRKSSSGIGHLRAIPWVFAWTQTRFVLPAWLGVGAGLKGVCEKGHADDLQAMYKEWPFFQSTIDLIEMVLAKADIPIAKHYDEELVSENRRGIGSELRKELLTTEKYVLVISGHEKLSENNRSLKKLIESRLPYLNPMNMLQVEILKRLRRDDDNNKLRDALLITINGIAAGMRNTG; translated from the exons CGACGTCTTGCTCAGAGAAGTCGGCTCCGATTTCATGGAGAAAATCGAACGGACTCGTATTCTCGCTCAG aGTGCTTTGAATCTTCGTCTTGCTGGTATTGAAGATACAGCTGAGCTTTTGGAGAAGCAACTGACTTCTGAAATATCCAAGATGTCACTGGAGGAAGCATTGACACTGGCTCGTGCGTTCAGccattttcttaatttgatgGGGATTGCTGAAACTCATCACAG AGTTCGTAAAGTCTGTAACGTTCCACAGCTTTCCAGATCATGCAACGATGTGTTCAGTAAGCTATTGCAAGGTGGAATTTCCCCTGATGAGCTCTACGACACAGTTTGCAAGCAG GGGGTTGAAATTGTTCTTACTGCACACCCCACTCAAATCAACCGGCGAACCTTGCAGTACAAACATATTAGAATGGCT CATCTTCTAGAATATAACGATAGACCAGACCTTGGACTTGAAGATCGAGAAACGGTTATTGAGGATCTG GTTAGGGAGATAACTTCACTGTGGCAGACTGATGAACTTAGACGTCAGAAACCTACTCCTGTGGATGAAGCTAGGGCTG GTCTGAACATTGTTGAACAATCCCTTTGGAAAGCTGTACCACATTACTTGCGTCGTGTCAGCAGTTCGTTGAAGAAG CTCACGGGAAAGCCACTCCCATTAACTTGTACCCCAATAAAGTTTGGTTCCTGGATGGGTGGTGATAGAGATGGAAATCCAAATGTCACGGCGAAG GTCACCAAAGAAGTATCACTAATGTCTAGGTGGATGGCTATTGATCTGTACATAAGAGAGATCGATAGCTTAAGATTTGAATTGTCTATGAATCGATGCAGCGATAGATTATCAAGATTGGCAGATGAGATTCTTGAAAAAG CATCTTCTCAAGATCACCTTGAAAGTAGGGGTCCAAATGTTGGTAGAAGCCAACAAAAAGGTCCAACCCAGCAGGGCTTATCTCTACCTACTCAACTTCCACCTAGAGCTGACCTCCCCTCATGCGCTG AATGTGGTGAATCACAGTATCCCAAACTTGAAGTTCCTGTGACAGATTATATGCCACTCAACCGTCAG GACGTTCAGGGGATTTCTAGTAATGGCTCAGGCCAAAGTTTGCAAATAAGGATAGCTAATGGAACTTCTGTCAACTCTAATGGCTCTCAGCAAAGTCTTACTCCCCGAGGTTCTTCTTCCTCGAGTTCTCAACTTCTTCAGAAGAAACTATTTGCGGAGTCTCAGAATGGGAGGACCAGTTTTCAGAAGCTATTAGAACCAACTCCACCAAAACGAGCTGGAATTGCTCCTTATCGGATTGTTCTTGGAGAAGTAAAGGAAAAG CTTCTGAAGACACGGAGACTTCTGGAACTTCTTCTTGAGGGTCTCCCCTGTGAATACGATCCTTGGGATTACTATGAAACATCAGACCAACTTCTGGAACCGCTACTCCTCTGCTATGAATCTCTG CAATCATCTGATGCCGGAGTATTAGCCGATGGCCGGCTTTCTGATCTGATCCGTAGAGTTGCTACCTTTGGCATGGTTTTGATGAAACTTGATTTGCGCCAG GAAGCTGCAAGGCATTCTGAAGCGTTGGATGCAATTACGACATACTTGGACATGGGCACATATAGTGAATGGGATGAAGATAAGAAACTGGAGTTTTTGACAAGAGAGTTGAAAGGGAAACGACCCCTTGTCCCTCCAAATATTGAG GTTGGTCCTGAAGTAAAAGAAGTACTAGATACCTTCCGGGTTGCTGCTGAGCTAGGAAGTGAATCACTTGGAGCTTACGTGATTTCTATGGCTTCAAAT GCAAGTGATGTCCTCGCTGTGGAGCTTCTGCAGAAAGATGCTCGTCTTGCCGTCAGTGGCGAGCTGGGAAGACCATGTCCTGCTGGAAC ACTGCGAGTGGTGCCTCTTTTTGAGACGGTGAAAGATTTAAGAGGCGCTGGCTCTGTAATAAGAAAATTGCTATCAATCGATTGGTACAGAGAACACATCCAAAAGAACCACACCTCCCACCAAGAG GTGATGGTTGGATATTCGGATTCTGGAAAAGATGCTGGACGCTTTACTGCAGCATGGGAACTTTACAAAGCCCAGGAGGATGTTGTGGCTGCTTGCAATGAATTTGGAATCAAAATTACCTTATTCCATGGACGAGGAGGGAGTATTGGGCGAGGTGGTGGCCCAACTTATCTTGCCATACAATCCCAACCTCCAGGGTCTGTAATG GGTACTCTCCGTTCCACAGAGCAAGGTGAGATGGTGCAAGCCAAGTTCGGGTTACCACAGACGGCTGTTAGGCAGCTAGAGATTTACACAACCGCGGTTCTACTTGCTACATTGCAGCCTCCTCAGCCACCACGAGAAGAAAAATGGCGGAGCCTAATGGAAGATATTTCAAACATAAGCTGTCAAAACTACAGAAGCACGGTCTATGAAAACCCAGAATTCCTTACCTACTTCCAAGAGGCAACACCACAGGCCGAGCTTGGTTTCCTCAACATTGGAAGCCGGCCAACACGAAGAAAGAGCTCATCAGGGATAGGACATCTTCGAGCTATCCCTTGGGTTTTCGCCTGGACACAGACAAGGTTTGTCCTTCCAGCTTGGCTTGGTGTAGGAGCTGGTCTGAAAGGAGTCTGTGAGAAGGGTCACGCTGATGATCTCCAAGCAATGTACAAAGAATGGCCCTTCTTTCAGTCGACCATAGACCTTATAGAGATGGTGTTAGCTAAAGCAGATATTCCAATAGCCAAACACTACGATGAAGAGCTTGTCTCAGAGAATAGAAGAGGAATTGGTAGTGAGCTCAGAAAGGAACTGCTGACTACTGAGAAGTATGTACTTGTGATTAGCGGCCATGAAAAGCTCTCGGAGAATAATCGAAGCCTGAAAAAGCTGATAGAGAGTAGACTTCCGTATTTGAACCCCATGAACATGCTGCAGGTTGAGATCCTCAAGAGGCTAAGACGTGATGATGACAACAATAAGCTCAGGGATGCATTGCTCATCACCATTAACGGTATTGCAGCTGGAATGAGGAACACTGGTTAA
- the LOC104756949 gene encoding phosphoenolpyruvate carboxylase 4-like isoform X1, producing the protein MTDTTDDIAEEISFQSFEDDCKLLGSLFNDVLLREVGSDFMEKIERTRILAQSALNLRLAGIEDTAELLEKQLTSEISKMSLEEALTLARAFSHFLNLMGIAETHHRVRKVCNVPQLSRSCNDVFSKLLQGGISPDELYDTVCKQGVEIVLTAHPTQINRRTLQYKHIRMAHLLEYNDRPDLGLEDRETVIEDLVREITSLWQTDELRRQKPTPVDEARAGLNIVEQSLWKAVPHYLRRVSSSLKKLTGKPLPLTCTPIKFGSWMGGDRDGNPNVTAKVTKEVSLMSRWMAIDLYIREIDSLRFELSMNRCSDRLSRLADEILEKEASSQDHLESRGPNVGRSQQKGPTQQGLSLPTQLPPRADLPSCAECGESQYPKLEVPVTDYMPLNRQDVQGISSNGSGQSLQIRIANGTSVNSNGSQQSLTPRGSSSSSSQLLQKKLFAESQNGRTSFQKLLEPTPPKRAGIAPYRIVLGEVKEKLLKTRRLLELLLEGLPCEYDPWDYYETSDQLLEPLLLCYESLQSSDAGVLADGRLSDLIRRVATFGMVLMKLDLRQEAARHSEALDAITTYLDMGTYSEWDEDKKLEFLTRELKGKRPLVPPNIEVGPEVKEVLDTFRVAAELGSESLGAYVISMASNASDVLAVELLQKDARLAVSGELGRPCPAGTLRVVPLFETVKDLRGAGSVIRKLLSIDWYREHIQKNHTSHQEVMVGYSDSGKDAGRFTAAWELYKAQEDVVAACNEFGIKITLFHGRGGSIGRGGGPTYLAIQSQPPGSVMGTLRSTEQGEMVQAKFGLPQTAVRQLEIYTTAVLLATLQPPQPPREEKWRSLMEDISNISCQNYRSTVYENPEFLTYFQEATPQAELGFLNIGSRPTRRKSSSGIGHLRAIPWVFAWTQTRFVLPAWLGVGAGLKGVCEKGHADDLQAMYKEWPFFQSTIDLIEMVLAKADIPIAKHYDEELVSENRRGIGSELRKELLTTEKYVLVISGHEKLSENNRSLKKLIESRLPYLNPMNMLQVEILKRLRRDDDNNKLRDALLITINGIAAGMRNTG; encoded by the exons CGACGTCTTGCTCAGAGAAGTCGGCTCCGATTTCATGGAGAAAATCGAACGGACTCGTATTCTCGCTCAG aGTGCTTTGAATCTTCGTCTTGCTGGTATTGAAGATACAGCTGAGCTTTTGGAGAAGCAACTGACTTCTGAAATATCCAAGATGTCACTGGAGGAAGCATTGACACTGGCTCGTGCGTTCAGccattttcttaatttgatgGGGATTGCTGAAACTCATCACAG AGTTCGTAAAGTCTGTAACGTTCCACAGCTTTCCAGATCATGCAACGATGTGTTCAGTAAGCTATTGCAAGGTGGAATTTCCCCTGATGAGCTCTACGACACAGTTTGCAAGCAG GGGGTTGAAATTGTTCTTACTGCACACCCCACTCAAATCAACCGGCGAACCTTGCAGTACAAACATATTAGAATGGCT CATCTTCTAGAATATAACGATAGACCAGACCTTGGACTTGAAGATCGAGAAACGGTTATTGAGGATCTG GTTAGGGAGATAACTTCACTGTGGCAGACTGATGAACTTAGACGTCAGAAACCTACTCCTGTGGATGAAGCTAGGGCTG GTCTGAACATTGTTGAACAATCCCTTTGGAAAGCTGTACCACATTACTTGCGTCGTGTCAGCAGTTCGTTGAAGAAG CTCACGGGAAAGCCACTCCCATTAACTTGTACCCCAATAAAGTTTGGTTCCTGGATGGGTGGTGATAGAGATGGAAATCCAAATGTCACGGCGAAG GTCACCAAAGAAGTATCACTAATGTCTAGGTGGATGGCTATTGATCTGTACATAAGAGAGATCGATAGCTTAAGATTTGAATTGTCTATGAATCGATGCAGCGATAGATTATCAAGATTGGCAGATGAGATTCTTGAAAAAG AAGCATCTTCTCAAGATCACCTTGAAAGTAGGGGTCCAAATGTTGGTAGAAGCCAACAAAAAGGTCCAACCCAGCAGGGCTTATCTCTACCTACTCAACTTCCACCTAGAGCTGACCTCCCCTCATGCGCTG AATGTGGTGAATCACAGTATCCCAAACTTGAAGTTCCTGTGACAGATTATATGCCACTCAACCGTCAG GACGTTCAGGGGATTTCTAGTAATGGCTCAGGCCAAAGTTTGCAAATAAGGATAGCTAATGGAACTTCTGTCAACTCTAATGGCTCTCAGCAAAGTCTTACTCCCCGAGGTTCTTCTTCCTCGAGTTCTCAACTTCTTCAGAAGAAACTATTTGCGGAGTCTCAGAATGGGAGGACCAGTTTTCAGAAGCTATTAGAACCAACTCCACCAAAACGAGCTGGAATTGCTCCTTATCGGATTGTTCTTGGAGAAGTAAAGGAAAAG CTTCTGAAGACACGGAGACTTCTGGAACTTCTTCTTGAGGGTCTCCCCTGTGAATACGATCCTTGGGATTACTATGAAACATCAGACCAACTTCTGGAACCGCTACTCCTCTGCTATGAATCTCTG CAATCATCTGATGCCGGAGTATTAGCCGATGGCCGGCTTTCTGATCTGATCCGTAGAGTTGCTACCTTTGGCATGGTTTTGATGAAACTTGATTTGCGCCAG GAAGCTGCAAGGCATTCTGAAGCGTTGGATGCAATTACGACATACTTGGACATGGGCACATATAGTGAATGGGATGAAGATAAGAAACTGGAGTTTTTGACAAGAGAGTTGAAAGGGAAACGACCCCTTGTCCCTCCAAATATTGAG GTTGGTCCTGAAGTAAAAGAAGTACTAGATACCTTCCGGGTTGCTGCTGAGCTAGGAAGTGAATCACTTGGAGCTTACGTGATTTCTATGGCTTCAAAT GCAAGTGATGTCCTCGCTGTGGAGCTTCTGCAGAAAGATGCTCGTCTTGCCGTCAGTGGCGAGCTGGGAAGACCATGTCCTGCTGGAAC ACTGCGAGTGGTGCCTCTTTTTGAGACGGTGAAAGATTTAAGAGGCGCTGGCTCTGTAATAAGAAAATTGCTATCAATCGATTGGTACAGAGAACACATCCAAAAGAACCACACCTCCCACCAAGAG GTGATGGTTGGATATTCGGATTCTGGAAAAGATGCTGGACGCTTTACTGCAGCATGGGAACTTTACAAAGCCCAGGAGGATGTTGTGGCTGCTTGCAATGAATTTGGAATCAAAATTACCTTATTCCATGGACGAGGAGGGAGTATTGGGCGAGGTGGTGGCCCAACTTATCTTGCCATACAATCCCAACCTCCAGGGTCTGTAATG GGTACTCTCCGTTCCACAGAGCAAGGTGAGATGGTGCAAGCCAAGTTCGGGTTACCACAGACGGCTGTTAGGCAGCTAGAGATTTACACAACCGCGGTTCTACTTGCTACATTGCAGCCTCCTCAGCCACCACGAGAAGAAAAATGGCGGAGCCTAATGGAAGATATTTCAAACATAAGCTGTCAAAACTACAGAAGCACGGTCTATGAAAACCCAGAATTCCTTACCTACTTCCAAGAGGCAACACCACAGGCCGAGCTTGGTTTCCTCAACATTGGAAGCCGGCCAACACGAAGAAAGAGCTCATCAGGGATAGGACATCTTCGAGCTATCCCTTGGGTTTTCGCCTGGACACAGACAAGGTTTGTCCTTCCAGCTTGGCTTGGTGTAGGAGCTGGTCTGAAAGGAGTCTGTGAGAAGGGTCACGCTGATGATCTCCAAGCAATGTACAAAGAATGGCCCTTCTTTCAGTCGACCATAGACCTTATAGAGATGGTGTTAGCTAAAGCAGATATTCCAATAGCCAAACACTACGATGAAGAGCTTGTCTCAGAGAATAGAAGAGGAATTGGTAGTGAGCTCAGAAAGGAACTGCTGACTACTGAGAAGTATGTACTTGTGATTAGCGGCCATGAAAAGCTCTCGGAGAATAATCGAAGCCTGAAAAAGCTGATAGAGAGTAGACTTCCGTATTTGAACCCCATGAACATGCTGCAGGTTGAGATCCTCAAGAGGCTAAGACGTGATGATGACAACAATAAGCTCAGGGATGCATTGCTCATCACCATTAACGGTATTGCAGCTGGAATGAGGAACACTGGTTAA